In a single window of the Zea mays cultivar B73 chromosome 5, Zm-B73-REFERENCE-NAM-5.0, whole genome shotgun sequence genome:
- the LOC103628593 gene encoding uncharacterized protein: protein MREEHERAWKHYGCTLMSDGWSDRRGRHLINFLVNSPEGTYFLESVDASSEVHDAYMLADLLEKKVDEIGRDKVVQVVTDNGANYKAAGKLLMERIPTLFWSPCAAHCLDLMLEDIGNLKEFKKPIARARRVTTFIYRHGRILAAMREKTGGADLVRPAATRFATSFLTLKSLYKHKDALKALFASTAWTDNRLSKTSAGLDVYNIVFSTQFWNSVEDCLRASGPLLIVLRVVDGDERPAMPEVQALMKCAKEKINQSFVVQRKKTLLKKIITIIERRWEKQMDHPLYGAAMYLNPGKLHPLIRNDDDATVGQLRGCFLDVLARMVDDEETRDKINSQAMDYEFLRGAAFSNKMAKDNLQTMTPLEWWRSYGGRAIELQRFARRLVSLCASSSGCERNWSTFEFIHTKKRNRLLHKRLNSIVFISYNRKMKAMFQKLRQKKGKNFDPLVHEDFNWDNEWVDSLHVVPEGGRGCECDLTWDLVDNAIGASQAFRGRNLPRRAHNVYSRRNSVAAQNMSEAEEEDEDEKDVPHDDAEITDCEDESNGGNDGEEGEAPNIPGEFDDDF, encoded by the exons ATGAGGGAGGAACATGAGCGTGCATGGAAACACTATGGTTGCACACTCATGTCTGATGGATGGTCTGATAGGAGGGGACGCCATCTCATTAACTTCTTAGTGAACAGCCCAGAGGGCACTTACTTTTTAGAGTCCGTTGAtgcatcaagtgaagtacatgatgCATACATGCTTGCTGATTTGCTTGAGAAAAAAGTTGATGAGATTGGGAGAGACAAGGTTGTACAAGTTGTTACTGACAATGGTGCCAATTACAAAGCTGCAGGCAAGCTTCTAATGGAGAGGATTCCTACATTATTTTGGAGTCCATGTGCTGCACATTGCTTGGACCTAATGTTGGAGGACATAGGAAACTTGAAGGAATTCAAGAAACCAATTGCACGTGCAAGGCGTGTGACAACTTTCATATACCGACATGGGAGAATTCTTGCTGCCATGAGAGAGAAAACTGGTGGGGCTGATCTTGTGAGGCCTGCTGCCACTCGTTTTGCTACTTCCTTTCTCACATTGAAGAGCTTGTACAAGCACAAGGATGCTTTGAAGGCTTTATTTGCAAGCACAGCTTGGACTGATAACAGATTGTCAAAGACAAGTGCTGGATTGGATGTGTATAACATTGTCTTCTCCACACAGTTTTGGAATTCAGTAGAAGATTGCCTTAGAGCTTCAGGGCCACTACTTATTGTACTTAGGGTGGTAGATGGAGATGAGAGGCCAGCTATGCCAGAGGTCCAAGCATTGATGAAATGTGCAAAGGAAAAGATCAATCAAAGCTTTGTTGTCCAAAGAAAGAAGACTTTActcaagaaaatcataactataaTTGAACGGCGTTGGGAGAAACAAATGGATCACCCATTGTATGGGGCTGCAATGTATTTGAACCCAGGAAAGCTGCATCCTCTCATAAGAAATGATGATGATGCTACTGTTGGTCAGCTAAGAGGTTGCTTTCTTGATGTGCTTGCAAGAATGGTAGATGATGAGGAAACTAGAGACAAGATCAATTCTCAAGCAATGGATTACGAGTTTCTTAGAGGAGCAGCTTTTTCAAATAAGATGGCCAAAGATAACCTACAAACTATGACCCCAC TTGAGTGGTGGCGTTCGTATGGTGGTCGTGCTATTGAGTTACAGAGATTTGCTAGACGTTTGGTGAGTCTTTGTGCGTCTTCATCAGGTTGTGAACGCAATTGGAGTACCTTTGAATTT ATCCATACAAAGAAAAGAAACCGATTGTTGCATAAGAGGTTGAATTCTATTGTCTTCATTTCCTACAACAGAAAGATGAAAGCTATGTTCCAAAAACTACGCCAGAAGAAGGGGAAAAACTTTGATCCATTGGTTCATGAGGACTTCAACTGGGACAATGAGTGGGTTGATTCTTTGCATGTAGTCCCTGAAGGTGGGCGTGGGTGTGAGTGTGACCTTACATGGGACCTTGTGGATAATGCCATTGGAGCATCACAAGCATTTCGTGGCCGAAACTTACCAAGAAGGGCCCATAATGTGTATTCAAGAAGAAATTCTGTTGCTGCACAAAATATGTCAGAGGCTGAAGAGGaagatgaagatgaaaaagatgtTCCACATGATGATGCAGAAATCACAGATTGTGAAGATGAATCTAATGGTGGCAATGATGGTGAAGAAGGGGAGGCACCCAATATCCCAGGAGAGTTTGATGATGATTTTTGA